TGCAAATAATCCATAATAATTTATTATCCCTATTTCCTTTTCTTCACCAGTAAATATTCCAAAAACTCCACATTCGTCTTTAAATTTATCTTCTTTAATATTATTACATTCCATAATCTCACCTATCATCCATTAAATTTTTATCTTTTTATTTTATAATATTATACCTTCTTCATTTTCATCAATAAATTTTTTTTTCATATTTGTTCTATAATTAAGCATTTTAATTTTTAAATCTTCATATTTTAATGATAAAATTTGAACTGCTAACATACCAGCGTTGTAGCCATTATTTATACCTACAGTTGCTACTGGTATAGATTTTGGCATCTGAACTATGGAAAGTAATGCATCCATACCATTTAATGAAGCGTTGATAGGAACTCCTATGACTGGAATTATAGTTTTAGATGCTATAACTCCAGGAAGATGGGCAGCAAGTCCTGCACCTGCTATTATACATTCGTAATTGTCTTGTTCTAATTTTTTTAAAGTTTCATCTAATTTTTCCGGTACTCTATGGGCTGAAAGTATATATGCTTTGTATTCAATATCAAATTCTTTTAATGCTTTTGCAGCTCCACTCATAACTTCTTTATCGGATTTACTGCCAAATATTATAGCAACTTTCATAATTATCCCTCCGTATATTTATAATATATCCTATTTTTATAGTATCACAGTATTATTCTATTTTCAATAACATTTATATGATTTTTTATTAAATCATTCGCATATATCTATGTTATTTTCTTAAAACTTATAGTTATTGTTCGTAAAATAAAAAATTTACTTCACAAAACCTTTATTTATGATAAAATTATAAATAAATTCTACAAGGAGTTGGTTGAATGCTTTTCTTTAATAAAAAAGTGGATAAAAAAACTATGAACGATATAGAAGAAATTATTAATAAATATAGAGATGAATTCAATGAATGTTATGCACCTTTAAATGCCTTAAATTTATGCTATCTAGAAGGTAATATTTTTTTAGATAATTTATATAATAGTGAATTGGAGAATTTTGACTTATCACTTTTGTATGATTATAAAAAAACTACTTTAAAGGATTGTTTAGACAAACATTATAAGGTTAGAAAATCTTTTTTTTATGCTGTAAATAATATAAAGCAAAGTAAAAATTTTTCTCATTTAGATGAGCTTTTAGAATTCTTGAAAATCAAAGGTAAAATGTTTGTAAATAATTACTTAAAAGACTTTCAAAAGTCTTCTGCTAAATATAAAAAGAGTATTGAAAAAAATAAATTACCGGAGTATAGAAATCTTTTAGTATGGATAGAAGATAATAATTTAAATTTTTTAGATAAATTATTTGTTTATTTAGGAAAGTATTCAATAGATTTAAATAATATAGTAGAATTTTATACTGATGATAATATAGCTAGAACTGTATTAATTTATAATGAAGATGGTGAAATTAAACGTATGAATTTTAATTTGTCTTCCTTTGATGCTTTTAAAAAATTATTACCTTCTAAAGTAAGAATAGAGTAGAACTAGGGAAGATGCATATATCATTATACATCTTCCTCTTTGTCTTTATATTAAAACATCTTCTAAAGCCTCTTCATCCAATATTTTTATTACATTTTTATTAAAATCTATTAATCCTTCCTCTTTCATTTTAATCATTTCTCTAGATAAAGAAGGTCTAGGTACACCTAAAAGTTCTGCCATTTCTTTTCTAGAAATATTAAGTTTTAAATTTAAACTTCCTATTTTATTATACTCTTCTAATAAATAGCTACTTATCT
This window of the Clostridium cochlearium genome carries:
- the purE gene encoding 5-(carboxyamino)imidazole ribonucleotide mutase, coding for MKVAIIFGSKSDKEVMSGAAKALKEFDIEYKAYILSAHRVPEKLDETLKKLEQDNYECIIAGAGLAAHLPGVIASKTIIPVIGVPINASLNGMDALLSIVQMPKSIPVATVGINNGYNAGMLAVQILSLKYEDLKIKMLNYRTNMKKKFIDENEEGIIL